From Campylobacter lari:
AAATTCTTATGCACTTTATCCCTAACATCATTGTAGGTGGAGATCCTAAAATTTGGAATGATACAAAACAAGTATTTTTAACTCAAACTTTTATTTATACCCTAACACCCAACTTCGATATACTTGTGTCAGGAGGAGGGAGTTATGCAAGACAAGAATATAGGAATTTTCTTACGGGGGATTTTGAAAATAAAAATCGTATAGGATTTGATAATCTTTGGCTAGGTTTTATTTATACAGGAGATAGCATTGCAGACTTAATTCCACAAATTACCTTTCAAACTGCAGTCGTTCAAAGAGAAAAAGCAATCAATCAAACCAAAAACTTTTATCTAAAATCACAAAGCTTACAAGCTAGTTTAAGGGGATATAGCGATCCTGTTGTATATAGCATTTATACCGGTTTTGGTTATAATCAATCAAGAAAATTTAAAACCCTTAAAATAGAGTATGGAAATAGTATTTATGTGGGTGGGGATTTATCTATCATACTAAGTCCTAAGATTACTTTAGATTTAGGAGCAGAGTAAAGATTTCAAACCGAGCAAAAAATCAATGGTTATCAAAATTCTGAAGTGCGTTCTATTCCAACTTTAAGTCTAGGTTCTACTTATAGCATTAATTCAGATACCGCAGTTTCTGTTAATGCTAGTTTTTTTTTGGGGGGGGGAAGTTCTGCTTCGCCTGATAGTATATTTGGGATAAGCTTATGGAGAAAATTTTAAAAATTTTATTATTTTTATCCATTCTTTCTTTGAATGCAAAAGCAGAATGGGTAGTCAAGTCTTATCAAGAAATTAAAAACGAAAGAGTAATAAGACAAACTTACGAGCAATCTTGCGGGGCTTCATCTTTGGCAACTTTAATCAATATACTTGATGATAAAAAGTTTGATGAGCTTAAACTTTTACAAACCATGAGCGGACAAAAGCTTTATACGGATATGGTAAGCTTTGCAGATTTAAGCGATGCGGTTAAAAAGCTAGGTTATGAAAGCAATTCATACCAAATCAATAGAGAAAGCTTAGACAAGCTTGTAAATATTCCAATGCTTGTAAAAATTGAAGACGACCCACGCTTCCCACATTTTGTGGTAATTATTAATCACAAGGGGAATTATTTACAAGCGCTTGATCCAAGCCATGGAGAATACATAAGCTCTAAAAGTCAATTTTTTAGTATTTAGGATAGATATAATAAAGGCTGTTATGCTTTAATTGTTACTCCTAAAAAAGAGTTAAAACCTTTCAAGCTAAACACTCCAAAATCTTTACATTTTGATTTTAAGCCTTTTAGCTTATATTGATTTTTATTGTTTTTTGATTAGAGAACTAATTTTTCATCTTAATTGCTCTAATCTTTCTTTTTTAGAGCCAATCTCAGTAATTTGTACTCCAAAATTTCCATCTACAATAACTACTTCCCCATAGGCAATCTTTTTATCACCTATTAAAATTTCTAAAGGATCATTAGCTAATTGATCAAGCTCGATAACTGAACCTATGTCCATAGTTAAAACATCCTTTAAAAGCATTTTTTTACTACCAATACGCACTCTTATAGGCAAACGCACATCCATAATCAAGCCGATATTTCTTAACTCTTCAACGCTTGCTAAGGTTTTATGGTCTTGAGTATGCTCTTCATGAGTTGTAACAATTTCTTCTAAATCGGTTTTAGTTAAAACTTTATAAATTTTCTCATCAAATACTAAGGAAATTTTCTCTTCTAAATCAGCTATTTTTACATTATATAAATATATTTTATGAAAGCCGCCAAGTTCTAGACTATCTGCAACAAATTCACAATTTTCTAAACTAAATTCCATTTTTGGAATTTCTTTTTGTGCACCTAAGGTTGTAGAAAATGCTGAAATGATATTTTGTATAGCTTCTTTAGCCGCGTCCATTTCATCTTCATTTAGCTCACTATTTTTAGAGATTTCTTCTTCTCCCATCATCCACTCACCAATTGCACTCATTAAAACCGCACTTGCTAAGATTTTGATTTTCATCTCATTATTGACACTAAAAGTAGCACTAACTAATGGCGGAGTCATAGAATCTTGAGAATTTACATCATACTCATAATACTCGCTAAATTCAGCACTTTTCCCTGTTAAGCCTTCTATTGTGCTTATGCACTCGTTGACAAATATGCCTAAAAAATCATTGATCATCTTCTTCCTCTTCTAACTCTTCATTTTCATCATAAGAATTTGCCTTTGCTCTTCTTTCATCTTCATATTTTTCAAGCATTTCTTTAATCTCATCTTTATCAGTTTTAATAAGTTCTAAGATTTTAATCGACTTTCTAAATCTATGAAGTCCTACTTGAGCTAAAAATACTTCTTTTTTATCTATGGCTACTATAGCTTTATCATCTGCACTTCTATCAAGTTTTAAAATATCTCCTTGTTTTAAATCTAAAAATTCATTTACATTGATAAAAGTTTTACCAAGCATAGCTTCATAAATCACTTCAGCACGACCGATCAAAGTTTTAAGTTCTTTGTTTCTTGACTTTTTAGCCGAAGTTTCACCCATCATAATATCACGATTTGCTAAACGGCTCAAAATACTTTCCAAATGCACAACTGGATAGCATATATTTACCATACCACTTGAATTTCCTATGATAATCTCCATTACCACCATGATAACAATCTCATTTTGAGAAACAATTTGCACAACATTTGGACTTGATTCTTTTGCTTCAACACTTGGATAAATTTCCGTAACATTCATCCAACTTTCTTTAAGTCTTTGCATAATAATACGCAAAATAGAATCAAGCAAGTTAAGTTCTATTTCTGTAAGCTCTCTTAAGGTGTCAAAACTTTCACCTTGACCACCCAAAAGCCTATCTATCATAGGGAAAGCAATACTTGGATTGATCTCTAAAACACAATTTCCATCTAAAGGCTTAATAGAAAAAACATTAAAGCTTGTCGGTGAAGGTAAAGACATCAAAAATTCACCATAAGTCATTTGATCAACTGAGTGTAGTTTAATCTCAACTATACTTCTCATCATAGATGAAATTTGCGAAGCAAGATTTCTAGCTAATTTATCATGAATTCCTTTAATAGAACGAAGTTGTTCTTTTGAAACCCTATTTGGACGCTTAAAATCATATACTACAATATCTCTTTTATCTTCTATTTCTTCTAATTTTGAAGAAGCAGCACTATCATCGCTATCATCATCAACGACTTCTAAAAGAGCATCAATTTCTTCTTGGGAAAGTATTTCAGCCATTAAACTAGCCTTTCTCTAATCTTCTTAAGCAAACGCTTATGAATTTGTGAAATTCTTGACTCGCTAATCTCTAAAATCTCTGCAATTTCTTTTAAATTTAATTCTTCATAATAATAAAGCTGTATCACAAGCCTTTCTCTTTCTTTAAATTCTTCCAAAACCGCGTTGATTTTTTCTATTAATTCTTCTTTTTCTATTTGTTCTATGATATTACTATCATTAAAACAATTTAGCTGTTCATCTAAAGGCATAACAAGCGATATAGCATGAGCTGCTCTTGCTTCTTTTACCTTTTCTACTTCTAAATTTAATCTTTGTGCTAAATACTCATCATCAGGTTCTTTTTCATTCTCTTGATAAAACTCATCTATAATAGCATCAATATCTTTGATGATTTTTCTATTGCTTCTACTCATTACATCAAGGCTTCTTAGATAATCAAGCATAGCTCCATTTACTCTTTTTCTTGCAAAACCCCAAAAATTGTCATTTTGTTCTTTATCATAGCGACGCGAGAGTTTAATCATCTCTTCTACGCCAATACTAATTAAATCATTTACATCAATACTTGCGGGCAAACGCTCTTTAAGTCTAAAAGCCATAGCTCTTAATGCGGGCATATAAGAGATGACTAAGTCATCTTGTTCTTTTTTTAGCGTAGAAGCATAAGCATTATGCGGCTGCATGTTTTACTTTTCTTTTTGAAGAGCTATCAAGTTTTTTAAGGTCTTCACGCTCTTCTTGAAGTTTTTCAAGCAAGTAATCCATTTTCTTTTCTCTTGCAGCTAATTCTGCTATAAAGCTATTATTTTCATTTTCATATTTTTCTTTATTAAAGCTTCTACCACTAATTTTATTTGCATCTACAAAAATCATAATTACTATATGGATTAACACATAAAATACAAAAGTAATCAAACAAGTATATACAACTATCTCTACTGCATCTTCTATATTAACTATGGTGAACATTAATCCTATAAAAAAACCACAAACAGTAAAAAAAGCAACAAAATTTTCTGGTCTCATCTTTTTCCTTCAATCTAAAAACGATCCAAAAGCTTTTTGAAGAAACTCATAATGCTTTTATCTCCCACATTATTAAGCACTTTTTGTTCCAACCTATACAAAAGCTTAGAAGCTATGGCTTTGAGTTCATCACTTGCATTAGTATCATCATCGCTAAATAAAGTTCTTTTTTTAATACTAGAACTAATATCTTTACTTTGACCTAAAAATCCTAAAAATTCTAAATTTAAATTATGCTTAATGTTAATATCTGCTACTTTTTTAATATTATCAAAAATTCTTAAAGCCTCATTTTCATTTCTAACTACATTAAATACCATTAATAAATTCTCTTTAGTCTTTGAAGTAGTTTTTATAGTAGCATAAGCATCGGTAATTGCGGCAGGATCAGGTACAGTTATGACAATAACCTCATCAGACATTTCTAAGAAATTCCCTATATTACCACCAATACCTGCTCCTGTATCAATGATTAAAAAGTCTAAATCATCTAAAATACTTGTTTGATTTAAAAATCTCTCATAAATATTTTTATCATTGTATTTTAAAATTTCATCGCCACTCTCACCTGGGATAAGCCATAAATTTGGCTTGACTTCTATTAGAATATCTTCTAGTGAGCATTCACCTTTTAAAACATGTAAAAGGTTTTTTTCTACACGCACATTTAAAATCACATCTAAATTTGCAAGCCCTATATCTGCATCAAAAAGCCCTACTTTATATCCATTTTTAGCTAGGATGTTGCCCAAATTTGCACTAAAAGTACTTTTTCCAACCCCACCTTTACCGCTAGTAACTGCGATAAAATGGGTATGTTTTACATTTGAGTTTTCATTTTTTACTAGATCTTTTAATTTTTCTGCTTGATTACTCATTTTCATCCCTTCTAAAACCTTCTAACACACAACGCACCAAAAAGTCGCTATTTGCTACTTCTATATCATCAGGTACTTCTTGACCTATGGAAAAAAAGCTCATCGGAGTGCTAGTTTCATAAAGCAAAGAAAACACATTTCCAAATACTTTTGTTTCATCAAATTTTGTAATGATTAAAGTGTCTATATTTAAAAATGAAAAATTATTATAAGTTTCTAATAAATCTTCATATTTTGTATTTGCTGAAAGCACTAAATTCACATCAATTTGCGCATTAGAATGCGATAAAAATTCTTTTGTTTTTTCAAGTTTTGCCTTATCATACTGTGAATTTCCGGTTGTATCTACTAAAATAACCTCACAAGTATTTAAACTTCTAATCGCATCATCTAAGTCATTTGGCTCTATACTATCAATAATAGGAAGTTTCATCATCTTAGCATATTGGAAAAGTTGCTCTACTGCGCCTATTCTATAAGTATCAAGAGTTATAATACCGGTTTTATAGCGTCTATCCCCATAAGCATAGCGAAAAGCAAGCTTTGCTAAAGTTGTAGTTTTACCTACTCCTGTTGGACCTACTAACATCATGATTTTTTGCTTTTTAATTTCACTTTCTAAACGGCATGGAAGCATATTACGCAAAAGTGAGTAAAAATACCTTTGCACTGCTTCTTGATTTGCTTTCATGGTGCTTGGCATATTTTCAATAGTCGCTTTCATAATCGCTTCTAAATGCGCTTCTTGCATGCCACTTGCTTTAGCTTGCTTATAAATACTTGCAAACTCAGGTGGTATAGCTAATTCTTTGCGTAAATCTGCCTTATCATCCCACATCATATCCACAAGTAAATTCATTTTATCATTAAGCTTGTTCATTTGTTTTTCAAAAGCTTCTATTTTTTTATCATAATTTGGATTTGGCATAGAAAAATCTTGATAGTTTGAAACCTTGCTAATTTCTGAACTAACTTGAGAAAGTTTGTTTTTTAAATTTAAAAAATTATCATCTTTTTTGCTTGTATTTAAATAAGGATTAATAGGTTTTTGCTTAGCTTTTGAAGAAAAATCAAGCACTACATCTTCTTCTTTTTTTTCATCTTCAAGTTTTGAAGCTTGAATTTTAGCCTCAGGAAAACTTGCTGTATTTGGTTTTTTCTTTGGTGGCATAGGCAAATTATTTTGTTTTAAATGCTCTTCATAATCAGCTTCTTCAATCGCCACTATAACCTCATACAAAGGCTTTTGATTGATAGTTTTTGGACGAATTTGCTTATTAGTTACTATCAAAGCCTTATCGCCATAATCTTGCTTGACCTTAGGTATAATCTCATCTGTGCTTTCAACCGTAAAAGTATGAATCAATTGTCCCATATTTTTCCTTATCTTAACAAGCCCAAAGGCAAAGTTACGCTAATTCTATCATTTACCCCCACATGAGGCACTATGCAATACTCATCTTTACGCGCTTTTTTTGAAAAATACAACAAATCTAAATCAAGCGTTCTAGGAGCATTTTTAAAAGTTCTTTTTCTTTTGAATTTAAACTCATAAAAAAACAAAACTTTTAAAAGTGCTCTTGCATGCAAACTTGTGCTTACAACCATCACTGCATTAGTAAAGTCTTTTTGCTCTTCAAAGCCAAAAGCTTTATTAATCAAAAATGGCGATGTTTGCAATACTTGCAAGCGTTTATCTTGCATTAAAAGCCTAAATAAACTCCGAAAGCGTTTTTTTTCATCTTCTATATTGCTTCCAAGTCCTATAATGGCTATGTATTTTCCTTTTTTATCAGTCTTTGAATAAAAAGGAAAAAAACGAATTTTTTCTAACCTTCTAGCCCCTTTAATCAGCAAGTTATAACACCACTGCCTTTTCTTTATCAAGATAGACCATATCTTCTATCCTAATGCCAAGTTTATCTTTGATATAAATTCCAGGTTCAATGGTAAATACCATACCTTCTTTTAGCTCATAATCACTTCTTGGACTAATATTTGGCAACTCATGTATATCAAGTCCCACTCCATGCCCTAAGCTATGAATAAATTCTTTTTCAAAACCTGCGTTTTTAATCACTTCTCTTGCGATAAAATCAAGCTCACTTGCCATCATACCAACGCGTGCTTTTTCTATAGCTTGAAGCTGAGCTTGCTTAACCACTTCATAAATTTGCATAATTTCTTTATCTTTAAAATTTGGCTTATTTTTATCAAAAACTATACCATTCTCATCAAAACAAGCCGTTCTTGTACGATCAGAACAATACCTTTGATAAACCACACCCGCATCAACTAATAACAAATCTCCATATTCTAAACATTTATCACTAGGTAAAGCATGTGCTTTAGCTGCGTTTTCATTAATAGCTACAATAGGTGAAAAAGAAAGTCCTAAAGCACCTTTTTTTTGAAAAATTTCACATGCTTTAAAATGTAATTCTTTTTCGCTTTTTCCATGGCCTTCTTGGCTGATAAATTTAGCAAATTCTTCAAAGCATTCTTTACCAAAATTTACAGCCTTTTGCAAAAGTTGTAATTCCTTGGCATTTTTTATAATGCGTTTATTTTTACTTAAGTCTAATTTTTCTTCAAAAACGATATTAACACTTTTACTAAGTTCTTTAAATTCAAAATAGCTAAAGTCTTTTGGGTCAAAACACACCCTATCAATTCCTGCTTCTTCTAAAAGCTCTCTAGCACTAGCAAAAAGATCTTGTGCTAAAACTACCTTAGCATTTTTTATCATTTCGCTAGCTTCAAAGCTATATCTTGCATCAGTAATGAAAAAAGCTTTATCTTCAAGTTTTAAAAATAAAGCATTATCGCAAGAATAGCCGCACTCATAAAAAAGTGCATTTTCGTTTTTTAAGATAAAATTCATTGATTTGCTTGTTGTGCTTTTGCTTGAGCTGCTTTATATGCATTGATTTGATCAAAAATTTGGAAAAGTCCCATTAGAGCCATATGATAACCAAAAGGACCAAAACCTACCACGCTACCTGCACAAACTGGCGCTATCATGCTTTTTTGTCTGAATTCTTCTCTTCTGTAAGTATTGCTAATATGCACTTCAATCACAGGCATATTAATCGCTGCAATTGCATCGCGGATTGCTATAGAAGTGTGTGCATAAGCAGCTGGATTAATAATCACTCCATCTACACTGCCTAAGCATTCTTGAATTTTATCAACTAACTCACCTTCAAAATTACTTTGAAAAAACTCAATCTCCACATTAGCTTGTTTTGCGGCTTGTTTCATTTGCTCGTGGATATCTTCCATTTTCATATTACCATAAATGTGAGTTTCTCTTACACCAAGCATATTAATGTTTGGTCCTTGTATCACCATAACTTTCATAATCTAACCTTTATTTAGTAAAATTTACTATATTATAACACTTTAAAGCTAAATTTTAGCTACAATTTACCTTTTTAAAGGATGGAAAATGTTTATAATAGCACCCAAAATCATCCTAACCTGTGATGATAAATTTAGTATTTTAGAAAAAAAAGCTATTCTTTTTGATGATAATATTTTAGAAATTGATACTTTAGAAAATTTACAAAAATCCTATCCAAAAGCCAAGCTTATACCAACTCCAAAAAATACCTTACTTTTACCCGCCTTTATCAACCCGCACACACATTTAGAATTTAGTGCAAATAATGGAAATTTAGTCTTTGGAGACTTTTTAAAATGGCTTGATAGCGTTTTTAATAACCGCGAGCAATTAAACGAAAAAGCCAAAGAAAAATTAATCTCACAAAATATTCATAAAATGCTAAAAAGTGGCACTGCTACTATAGGAGAAATTTCAAGCTTTGGGGGCGATTTAAACCCTTGTGTAAATTCACAAGCTAGAGTGATATTTTTCAATGAAATTTTAGGTTCAAGTGAAAATTTTATCCAAGCAAAAAAAGAGGAATTTTTAACTCGTTATGAAAAAAGCATGAGCTTTAAAACTTCTAAATTTATCCCTGCTATTTCAGTGCATGCACCCTACTCAACCCACCCAGAGCTTGCTAAATTTGCTATAAAACTTGCTAGAGAAAACGATCATTTGCTAAGCACACATTTTCTTGAAAGCAATCATGAAAACAACTGGCTAAGGTTTAAAAAAGGTGGTTTTAAAAAGAGCTTGGCTAAATTTAGCAAAAATCCTATGCCATTTTACACTCCGCAAAGCTTTTTAGAACTTTTTAAAGATCAAAGGACTTTATTTACACATTGTGTGTATTTTAAAGAATGGAATTTGCTAGATAAAAATCTGCACTCAATCACGCATTGTGCTTTTTCAAATAGGCTTTTGAGTAAAAATACTTTTAAATTAAAATCTGCTTTAAAAAATGGTATTAATATCCATCTAGGAACCGATGGCTTAAGTTCAAATACTTCTTTAAGCATGCTTGATGAAATGAGAGTAAATTTACTTATGCATGATGATTTAGAGTTAGAAAATTTTGCTAAAATGTTACTTTTAATGGCAACAAATAAAGCCGCAAAAGCCTTAAATTTAAACCTAGGTCAAATTCAAAAAGGCAAAATAGCTGATTTTAGTCTTTTTGCTTTACCAAATAGTGCAAATTTAAAACAACTTCCTTTGCAATTTATCTTACAAAGCAAAGAAGTGTTAAAACTTTTTATAGAAGGAAAAGAATGCAAATTATAAAATCATTTTTTAAAGGAATTGGAAAAACCATTTCTTATATCAACACTTATTTTAAAACCTTTGTGTTTTTGTTTATCGTGTTTTTAATCCTTACTCCAAGCGGGGATAATGCCAAACTTTCTAATGCAAACCTAGCTCAAATTAATCTTAAAGGTGAAATTAGCGATGCAAGCAATCTTTTAGAACAAATTTACAAAGTCAAAGATGATAAAGCTATAAAAGGGGTTTTGCTTTTTATAGATAGCCCTGGTGGAGCTTTTGCACCAAGCATGGAAATAGCTTTAGCTATACAAGATCTTAAAGCTAAAAAACCTGTGGTAGTCTATGCAGGTGGAACTATAGCAAGCGGAAGCTACCTAAGCGCGGTGGGAGCTGATATGATCATCGCTAATCCTGCTAGCTTTGTAGGATCTATTGGGGTAATTATGCAAGGTTTTGAAGTAAGTGAGCTTGCACAAAAACTTGGTATAAATGAGCAAACCATCAAAGCAGGAAGCTATAAAGAAGCAGGAACTTTCATGCGTAAATGGAGTGAAGATGAAAAAAACTTTTTGCAAAATTTAGCCAATCAAAGCTATGAACTTTTCACGCAATTTGTCGCTAAAAATCGCAAGCTAGACTTAAACCAAACAAGCTCATGGGCTGATGCGAAAGTGTTTTTAGCAAATGAGGCTTTAAAATTAAAACTCATTGATAAAATAGGCAATTACGAGCAAGCCAAAAAAGAGTTAGAAAAACTAGCCAAAGTGCAAAACCCTATCTGGCAAAAAGAAGATGCTATAGATAAGTTTTTAAAACGATTAGAAGAGCAAAGTGCTAGCTTTTTTGCTAACACTTTAGCGCAATTTTTCACACAAGTAAGCTCACAAAAAATTTATTAAGATTTAATAATCTCATAAAACCCATAAGTATCATTTTCTAAAAAGCCTT
This genomic window contains:
- the fliY gene encoding flagellar motor switch protein FliY codes for the protein MINDFLGIFVNECISTIEGLTGKSAEFSEYYEYDVNSQDSMTPPLVSATFSVNNEMKIKILASAVLMSAIGEWMMGEEEISKNSELNEDEMDAAKEAIQNIISAFSTTLGAQKEIPKMEFSLENCEFVADSLELGGFHKIYLYNVKIADLEEKISLVFDEKIYKVLTKTDLEEIVTTHEEHTQDHKTLASVEELRNIGLIMDVRLPIRVRIGSKKMLLKDVLTMDIGSVIELDQLANDPLEILIGDKKIAYGEVVIVDGNFGVQITEIGSKKERLEQLR
- the fliM gene encoding flagellar motor switch protein FliM, with product MAEILSQEEIDALLEVVDDDSDDSAASSKLEEIEDKRDIVVYDFKRPNRVSKEQLRSIKGIHDKLARNLASQISSMMRSIVEIKLHSVDQMTYGEFLMSLPSPTSFNVFSIKPLDGNCVLEINPSIAFPMIDRLLGGQGESFDTLRELTEIELNLLDSILRIIMQRLKESWMNVTEIYPSVEAKESSPNVVQIVSQNEIVIMVVMEIIIGNSSGMVNICYPVVHLESILSRLANRDIMMGETSAKKSRNKELKTLIGRAEVIYEAMLGKTFINVNEFLDLKQGDILKLDRSADDKAIVAIDKKEVFLAQVGLHRFRKSIKILELIKTDKDEIKEMLEKYEDERRAKANSYDENEELEEEEDDQ
- a CDS encoding RNA polymerase sigma factor FliA yields the protein MQPHNAYASTLKKEQDDLVISYMPALRAMAFRLKERLPASIDVNDLISIGVEEMIKLSRRYDKEQNDNFWGFARKRVNGAMLDYLRSLDVMSRSNRKIIKDIDAIIDEFYQENEKEPDDEYLAQRLNLEVEKVKEARAAHAISLVMPLDEQLNCFNDSNIIEQIEKEELIEKINAVLEEFKERERLVIQLYYYEELNLKEIAEILEISESRISQIHKRLLKKIRERLV
- the flhG gene encoding flagella biosynthesis ATPase FlhG; the encoded protein is MSNQAEKLKDLVKNENSNVKHTHFIAVTSGKGGVGKSTFSANLGNILAKNGYKVGLFDADIGLANLDVILNVRVEKNLLHVLKGECSLEDILIEVKPNLWLIPGESGDEILKYNDKNIYERFLNQTSILDDLDFLIIDTGAGIGGNIGNFLEMSDEVIVITVPDPAAITDAYATIKTTSKTKENLLMVFNVVRNENEALRIFDNIKKVADINIKHNLNLEFLGFLGQSKDISSSIKKRTLFSDDDTNASDELKAIASKLLYRLEQKVLNNVGDKSIMSFFKKLLDRF
- the flhF gene encoding flagellar biosynthesis protein FlhF, with amino-acid sequence MGQLIHTFTVESTDEIIPKVKQDYGDKALIVTNKQIRPKTINQKPLYEVIVAIEEADYEEHLKQNNLPMPPKKKPNTASFPEAKIQASKLEDEKKEEDVVLDFSSKAKQKPINPYLNTSKKDDNFLNLKNKLSQVSSEISKVSNYQDFSMPNPNYDKKIEAFEKQMNKLNDKMNLLVDMMWDDKADLRKELAIPPEFASIYKQAKASGMQEAHLEAIMKATIENMPSTMKANQEAVQRYFYSLLRNMLPCRLESEIKKQKIMMLVGPTGVGKTTTLAKLAFRYAYGDRRYKTGIITLDTYRIGAVEQLFQYAKMMKLPIIDSIEPNDLDDAIRSLNTCEVILVDTTGNSQYDKAKLEKTKEFLSHSNAQIDVNLVLSANTKYEDLLETYNNFSFLNIDTLIITKFDETKVFGNVFSLLYETSTPMSFFSIGQEVPDDIEVANSDFLVRCVLEGFRRDENE
- the folK gene encoding 2-amino-4-hydroxy-6-hydroxymethyldihydropteridine diphosphokinase: MLIKGARRLEKIRFFPFYSKTDKKGKYIAIIGLGSNIEDEKKRFRSLFRLLMQDKRLQVLQTSPFLINKAFGFEEQKDFTNAVMVVSTSLHARALLKVLFFYEFKFKRKRTFKNAPRTLDLDLLYFSKKARKDEYCIVPHVGVNDRISVTLPLGLLR
- a CDS encoding M24 family metallopeptidase — protein: MNFILKNENALFYECGYSCDNALFLKLEDKAFFITDARYSFEASEMIKNAKVVLAQDLFASARELLEEAGIDRVCFDPKDFSYFEFKELSKSVNIVFEEKLDLSKNKRIIKNAKELQLLQKAVNFGKECFEEFAKFISQEGHGKSEKELHFKACEIFQKKGALGLSFSPIVAINENAAKAHALPSDKCLEYGDLLLVDAGVVYQRYCSDRTRTACFDENGIVFDKNKPNFKDKEIMQIYEVVKQAQLQAIEKARVGMMASELDFIAREVIKNAGFEKEFIHSLGHGVGLDIHELPNISPRSDYELKEGMVFTIEPGIYIKDKLGIRIEDMVYLDKEKAVVL
- the aroQ gene encoding type II 3-dehydroquinate dehydratase; this translates as MKVMVIQGPNINMLGVRETHIYGNMKMEDIHEQMKQAAKQANVEIEFFQSNFEGELVDKIQECLGSVDGVIINPAAYAHTSIAIRDAIAAINMPVIEVHISNTYRREEFRQKSMIAPVCAGSVVGFGPFGYHMALMGLFQIFDQINAYKAAQAKAQQANQ
- the mqnF gene encoding aminofutalosine deaminase family hydrolase, whose translation is MFIIAPKIILTCDDKFSILEKKAILFDDNILEIDTLENLQKSYPKAKLIPTPKNTLLLPAFINPHTHLEFSANNGNLVFGDFLKWLDSVFNNREQLNEKAKEKLISQNIHKMLKSGTATIGEISSFGGDLNPCVNSQARVIFFNEILGSSENFIQAKKEEFLTRYEKSMSFKTSKFIPAISVHAPYSTHPELAKFAIKLARENDHLLSTHFLESNHENNWLRFKKGGFKKSLAKFSKNPMPFYTPQSFLELFKDQRTLFTHCVYFKEWNLLDKNLHSITHCAFSNRLLSKNTFKLKSALKNGINIHLGTDGLSSNTSLSMLDEMRVNLLMHDDLELENFAKMLLLMATNKAAKALNLNLGQIQKGKIADFSLFALPNSANLKQLPLQFILQSKEVLKLFIEGKECKL
- the sppA gene encoding signal peptide peptidase SppA, yielding MQIIKSFFKGIGKTISYINTYFKTFVFLFIVFLILTPSGDNAKLSNANLAQINLKGEISDASNLLEQIYKVKDDKAIKGVLLFIDSPGGAFAPSMEIALAIQDLKAKKPVVVYAGGTIASGSYLSAVGADMIIANPASFVGSIGVIMQGFEVSELAQKLGINEQTIKAGSYKEAGTFMRKWSEDEKNFLQNLANQSYELFTQFVAKNRKLDLNQTSSWADAKVFLANEALKLKLIDKIGNYEQAKKELEKLAKVQNPIWQKEDAIDKFLKRLEEQSASFFANTLAQFFTQVSSQKIY